ACAAACAACGAGAAAGATGATGCCTAAAGCTAATGTAATCTTCTCTTCCACCATTAccatcttcctcctcctctccaTCTCCCATTTCCCTGGAGCTCTTTCTCAATCCGATAAAGAGTGCACACCCGAGTATGACAACACATGTACGGACAAAAACAAAGCATTTAATCTCAAACTCGTAGCAGTCTTTACAATTCTCATCACAAGTCTTATCGGCGTTTGCCTCCCGTTGTTCGCTCGTTCAGTTTCTGCTTTCCAACCAGAGAGATCTCTCTTTCTCATCGTCAAATCGTTCGCCTCGGGCATCATACTCGCCACTGGTTTCATACATGTTCTACCTGATTCCTTCGAAATGCTCTCTTCTCATTGTCTTAACGATAACCCCTGGCACAAGTTTCCATTCACAGGTTTTGTCGCCTTGATTTCGGCAGTGTTCACACTCATGGTTGACTCTATTACCACTAGCCTCATCAGTAAGTCCGGTAAGAGGGACCCAAGTGCTGATGTGGCATCCGCCGGGAGTCCTGACGAGGAGATGGGGCATGTGTCTCATTATGGTCATGGTCTTCACCATAGCAACGGGAAAGAACTTGGTTCTAATTTACAGCTTCTTCGATATCGTGTTATTGCCATCGTTAAGTATACTTTTaccctcattttttttttaatttacaaaaatataacacTCTTAATTTGAATCCATCAGATACTTTTATGAAACTAAAAGTGTCTAAACGGCTATAACTATACAATCGTCCATGTCACAAAAATATCGTTCGACAAATAGAAGATAACTAGTTAATGTTTTAAACAAAACGAATAaccatttcaaaattttcaagacaatttcttgattttctttCCATTTCTTTGTATGTGTAATTTTCATTCTATTTCGTAATGATTTCCATATTGATTATTAAGtcactaaataaaaaatttattaattattacatCAATAAATAAAGTAGTATACTGCATAAAATTAAGAATATTAATTACCCAAGTCATACTATTGTACTTGAGATAGATAATTaggtttattttttatgttatgaGTTCTACATAAACTATAAAATGaagtaatataaaaaaatatttaaaataaaagtattaactgattttatatgtctttaaatcacaaacaaaTGGAACTTTTACATCAACATTAATagaataaaaagagaaattgCTTGAAATACCATAAATTGGATAACACTTTCAAAAATGCATTCAATCAAAAATTTCCTAACatttgagtttaggatttagttattattgtttaggatttagtatttaggggaTGGGGTTggatttataaacttttatacataatttttaaacatttataaataatttaggagggttggtttagttttttcatcaaaaatttagaatatttatgaaaatagtcATCATTTtaagataaacttagaaagtggtatcaaaattattgtaaaattaaaatttcccCAAATAAAAATGGCATATGAATAAAGACATAAAAGTGTACTATAGTAAATATCATCATCATTCTTTTCTAGTTcgtttattaattatatatatatatatagctttgtGATCAATTCACACAAAATTGAAGAGAAATTGCTTAAAATACTATAAGTTGGCTACTAGTTCTCAAAATGTCTTCAATCAATAATATTATAACATTTAGATTTAGGGCAGGGAAAATTTCACTTTTACCTTCCTTTTGGTAccattatttatgtttacattttttacaggggcatttttaaaaatacctAAGTATGAAGATTTTCATTAAGGAGGAAAAATACACTCCTATCTTTGCTttatagatatgtaaatataaataattattaaaatatttttttataaatttttaaactatacgttcttaaattcaaatttttcataattttttttcgaattttctaTTTCCAAGTTTTCCTTTTcagattttctttttgaaattaaaaaattcatttcaaaaatttatttaaattttctatcTAAACACTAAAGCTTTGATTGGTGACCACcagataaatgaaaaaaaaataataaaatgaaaaataaatttttatttgagaaattgaaaaaataaaaaatagaaaattttattcattttgttcCTCATCAGAATTGCAGaggaaaactttttttttataaattcattcATTCGTGAGGAATTTAGTGGAAAAGAGCGGGACataagtctagattaattaaacgTAGGATTATAAGTATCTATTTACCTCTTTAAAAGCAAAGATAAATATGGTTAAAGTAAACATCAAAATGTGATACTAAGAATGTGGTagtttgttaattattttttaagataTAGTGATTATTGTTTAAGGTTTAATACACTGTTATAGTGGTATATTGGTGTTTGAAGGATTCCTATATATTCCGGTTTATCAGCAAAATATGTATTTGCATTACCCAGAAAATACCGATGAACCTGTCGaatatataactattatttaattCACTTAAATATCTTAAATCTATCTACGAAATTGTGTATTCGAATAACGAGTGTATAATTTGGTTTtcagtttgttttatttttttcgtacAATATAGAAACCGAAATATATTTGGTCCTTTTTCATAAGGTTTTGGTTTCGGTACTTCTATTTGTATgtaatcttttatttaaaaatattttattattttattttgaatagcTTATACCGGTAGTcttgtttacatatatttagcTACATAAGATATTAATAGgcttgattaaaaatatattaataagcTTACTTTTGGAAGAATTCTAATTTACCACAAATTTGATAAAGTTTATAAACTCAACTCCATCCCTAAATACCAAAtcttaaacaataataattaaaccttaaatctaactgttaacatatttttgattgaatgtatttttggaaagttataTCCAATTGTGGTATTCCAATTTCTCCTTACttagagttattcttgggttcaccccgtAGGAAAGGTTCACCcgccaataggatttcattatttcaaattcgatggGGTTGATTGGTAACTGctgtgattttattttttgactgTAGAAATATTGCTGTGGTTTTTATTGCTTTGgctttagatttttaatttttaaaagtctttaAATATGGGCTGTAGGTTTTTGTCTCTGCAGAGAAATTGTAAAGACATAATTTCAAAGAAGTGCTGTGGATTTTATAAAAAGGCtgtgaacttaaaaaaaaatagaaatcaagaTTGGTGTAGATTTAGTGCTCTAGAAAGAAATGAGGCTGTAGAGAGCACTCACAGCCACTACCAATCACACccgatatattttaaaaaaaggaaacaaaatattatcaagttatattatgtttttaaaataaaaaaaaaagtaaaaaaaaatagcagttacagaaaaaaaattaatttttttttttaatgtcgtcagcaaaacactaaaccctaaaccctaaatcctaaaccctaaatcctaaaccctaaacccttgggtaaacctaaacccttgggtaaaccctaaacccttgggtaaactctaaaccatggggtaaactctaaacccttggataaatcctaaactctaaataaaaacactaaaccctaaaactctaaaccctaaatcctaaaccctaaacccttgagtgttttagtgtttagtgattttgatttagagtttaagatttatcctagagtttaagatttatcctagagtttagggtttacccaagggtttagggtttaggatttaaggtttagagattaggatttaatgttttgctgacgacgttaaaaatattttttttttataattactactattttttatttatttatttttactttttaattttaaaaagataatataatttgacaatattttgtttccttttttaaaagatatcgaatataaaataacacaatCTTATTGGTTGGTAAACCTTTAGATTCACCCTAGGggatgaacccaagaataagtcccTTACTTTTCTCGTGCTTGCGTTTTAAATCCCTTTCATTTTTCCTCTTTCTAgttaaaaacaaataagtttaattttaccccaaaaaaaaagaagaagtttaaCCGAATAGGAGACCTTAATTTGAAGGCGGAGAAATGAATAAATGGAACAGGTATTGGAGCTAGGGATAGTGGTGCACTCGATAGTGATAGGACTATCAGTAGGAGCCACTAACAATACTTGCACCATCAAAGGCCTCATAGCTGCTCTTTGCTTCCACCAAATGTTTGAAGGCATGGGTCTCGGCGGCTGCATCCTCCAGGTTAATCCTTCCCTTTCAATTAATTAGCTTGGTCCGATGTAGTCAATTCCCCCTCTGGTCATCTCTACACTCTGGCTACTCCAAAGTTTTTGCTTCTTGAATAAATTTACTCATGCAATCATGTGATGTAATGTAATCCCGGGAATAAGTTAGTAATCCACTGATTTTATGAGCATTGGAGATAAATGTGAGTATAGAATACGCCAAtaacaagagaaagagaaaaaagttataaaaacttTTATTGTTGAAATCAACTgtctaataataaataaaatacataactaTATTAATGAATTATGTGATGCATCATGATGAAAAACTTTAGAACACGCGCAGGCCGAGTACGGGTGGGCCAAAAAGGCGGTGATGGCCTTCTTTTTTTCAGTCACAACACCTTTCGGGGTGGTTCTAGGAATGGCCTTATCTAAAACGTACAAAGAGAATGGCCCTGACTCGCTCATAACGGTTGGTCTGCTCAACGCTTCTTCTAGTGGACTACTCATCTACATGGCTTTAGTTGATCTACTGGCCGCAGATTTTATGGGTCAGAAGATGCAACGGAGCATCAAGCTTCAGTTGAAGTCATACGCCGCCGTTTTGCTTGGTGCGGGTGGCATGGCTGTTCTAGCTAAGTGGACTTGATGATGTGCCCTTGGTACATTATCGAGTGCCGTCCTGTAAATGTGAGGGTTAGAATCCCCAAAAATGTGGACCATTAATAAATatgtttgtaaaatttaaaatgatttggaAATTTAAAGGACTCCGATTTGTTAtctttaaacatattttttagcAGGATAATTGTGAATAAAAAGTTGATAAATAGATATATTACTAGGTGATACTCGCGCCTTAGGCACGGGGTGGATGGATTAAAAGAGATTATAATCTTAAATCTATAGATacgaaaaagataaaaatcatAGTCACAAATTTTACATGTTAATCTACTGAAAGATTGAACGATATTGTGCATATTTATATAAGGTAAACTTCAATCTTTTTTAAAACTTGTGTTATTGATTAGGTGTAGTTGAAATATAGTTTGTGGAAGCAAAACTATGATATTGAAGCTcagatttatataaaattagcTATGAATTTAAGATAAACGAAAGATAAGTAATATAATTATTGCTTTCATAATATAAGATATGAATATAAGATAAAGCCAAATATAGGctatagaataataaaatatgaaagggacgaattataagaaaaaaaaaactgtaggTATGATACAGTTTCAATGCTAGTTAACAAACTTGTAGGCTGTGATGTTGATAGTAATCAATAATAGGATTTAGTCTCAAGAAGAATGGTAACCAACCAACCAATATTCATACGCCATAATTAAATCGTAATAATCTCTAATTTGTAGttgttaatttaaaataatggaaaacaatataattaataaatcaacatataggaaaaataataacaatGAGATTTGATCGTATAATTAACCAGATCGAATAGAATCAAGATTGAATAATTACGTGTTGATtccttaaatatatatttttggtgcttAAGTTAAGGGATTGCATGGAAAATATTAAATCTAGGCGTACAATCCGTGAAGAGATCGTACCAGTTATAGCTCTGGAATCAAATCATTTAGACGATCCTTGATTAATGTTTATACGATAGATGCAAACTTAGGATAAACCTAAACCGAATGTGACATTATCATCGGACCAAGATTTGATATTGGACCAAGAGTTGATAATAATATCTTGATTgtgaaattatgattttttatactAAAATCGGGTTTTGTAAGAGTTGATAATGGTACTTCAAAAAGTGGTTTTGATttaaaatgttacaaaaaaacatagaaattatatatttgagtGGTCAAATATGAAGATCATGTATTTGAGTGgtcattatattatatatttgagtGGTCATTATATGaacactatatatattaatatgtctTATATGTTTGAGTGCTTAAATATACactatatatttgattaaaagTATATGTGAGTGTTCATTACATTAACACTATATATGTTTGAGTGGTCAAATAGAATAGTCCTCGTGAATAAGACACATGTCGCATGAAAGTATGCAGTACATATTAGATATAATAACAAAGAGTAGTAATCATCGCATGAGTGAGTGTATTATACAAATACGCACATATATAATAGAACTTACTTACTCTAATACTATGTAGTACACATAAATACGCACAAAGAGTAATAATCATCCGAAATAAGCATATAATACTTTGTTAGTTTAAATGAGTAATGACATTGCTTGTAAATCTTTCAGGCAAAGGAgagttttttaataaaagttgTGCGAAGGGTTCTCATGGTGACACCTAAGTAATGACTTTATTGTTAATCACACATGAATGCAAGGTTAATTTGTAAGaatgctcctcaaataataaaaaggggatTTTGGGCTGGAAGCTCAGACTTCTGATGTTTGGTGTTAGAGCCGGCTCTGACCTTGCTTTTAATCTCTTGAAGATATATAGCTTGTGAGATAaatctagaaaaaaaatctaatccaGTTCAATTGTTGAATGtgtttcttcaattatttgttAACTCTATACTTAAATTatgcaaaaagaaataaatatgaaatctcTCCGGTGAGGAAATCAGAAATGATTGACAAACTAAGCTAAAAACACTCGATCAGCATATATATTCCCATTTAGTGGATATTTTAATTGTACATCCTTTCCTAGGTTGACAGCATGGTCTTTTAGCTAGTATGTAGTAGTACTGTATTATGACTATGGAAGATGCTTTCTAATCTGACtaaagtttttaataatttttgaagattaattaaatgaaataatGCAAAGGATGCGTAACAGCGTAAGTGGTAAAAATGCTAAGGTGACAAGATCTCCAGGCGACGACTTACGAACGAGGGAAACCACCAATGATTGTTTTCCCGAGAATGGGTGCCACTGGATTCATAGCCAGTACACTGCAGAACGTTCCAACAACTCTCAAGAAGTGCCTTCTCCGCAGCTATAATGGGTGCTCTGTTTAATTCTGGACAGATGTTGATGCTGTATAAGGCAGATCCAAGAAAAGGTAGGATTTGtgtctcagttttttttttttattattgttatacTGACAAATATGGTTATATGCAGTTAGTTTTTGCCGTTATACCTAAGACTCTTTTTTATCaagatatatttcaaatatttttggtgttttaagtattgctaaattattttaaataattattttgactatttgtatatattttcaagtattttggacaatataaaaatatcttatctattttagatattttttggatattaaatcaaaagataattaatatatttaagtatataaatctgatATGAATATATTCGGGTATCCGAAATATTTTTGCtaggatcggattcggttccgGTTCTCTAGATATCCAAATTtcatataaactatttttaattcaaataaactatctatttattttgctTTTTTCTATCTCAATTTTGATAGAGCCAATTTCATATAAACTATCATTAATTCAAATACACTACATGGACAATTAAATCCAAGTCAAAATAAACCTTAATAAAAATGATGTTGGTCAACTATGCTGAGTCAAACGCCATATGTGTAGTTTATGCCGAATCAGTTGCCACATAATCATATAGTTATTTTTCAAACATTAcccaaaaaactaaaaacattacTCAAATCTGAGATATTTAAAAATTCGAGAAAACTTAAAAttataatccaaaaataaaaccaaaaacccaaaataTAACTCTGAGAAACTATAAATacctaaaatttcaaaatatatttgaaaatccaaaaaaatcaatataccaaaaatacccaaaataccaaaaataccaaaatatttttgaatactcgaaaacaattaaaatatttagtaccaaaaatatactgaaacacacaaaatataccCAAAAATTCTTGACAAACTATAAAAACCCAACATCCCAAAATATAGACAAAACCCAAAATATATCTACAAAtccaagaaacaaaaacaattatgatacacaaaaatataaaataatatctaaaaattCTTAGGGTGCATGATTCGACCTCACATATGGCTATTTTACCCAATCAAATACCTgaataatctgaaaatatatgcactagtattatttttagatatcacaatatattttaaaatttcttgtttttattttcttgggcTTTCTTGTATATTTTGGGGTTTGGGTAGAGGTGTCAAAATGGGTAAACCAATCCAAACCAAGTCATATCTAAATGGTTTTAAGCTTACATGAGTAATGGATTAAACGAACTCATTTGACTAATGATTTGGTTCAGTCCATAACTCATTTAAGTTAATGAGgggttaaaaataaaaatactgcGTAGGCTTCGGAAAAACACAGTTTTATAATTATGGTGGAAATTATAATTTTGCTATTTGGcgggaaaaaataatttacgattttggcggaaaaaaaaactttgtagtTATtgcgggaaaactcaattttacagttttggcaaggaaacaaaattttacgattttggtaagaaaacacaattttgcggttttgtaaggaaaacttgattttacggTTATGgcagaaaacatgattttacggttttggaaGGAATACACAAttttggttttggtggaaaaatattattttacgaTTTTTTAGGAAAAATTCAGTTTTACGGTTATGGCgaaaaattcgattttacagttttggcagaaaatttattttacagtTATGATGGGAAAAACATGATTCTccggtttggcgggaaaatttgaTCTTATGGTTTTGgtgaaaaacttgattttgcggttttggctggaaacacacaattttttttattttgaaaagagAACATGATTTTggcggtttttgcgggaaactCGTTTTTACGGTGATGgtggaaaaactcgattttacgattttggcaaaaaaaactcgattttacggctTGGGCACAATTTTGTGGTTTTagcgaaaaactcgattttgaagTCGAAAAACTGGATTCTatagttttggcggaaaaaacacaattttgtgtttttagcagaaaatatgatttttttttgttttggtgggaaaacatgATATTGCGGTTTTGATGgaaatttttttactttactcTTTTGGTAAAAAAACACGATTTTACCGTTTGGCgagaaaatgatattttgtggttttatgaaaaaaatcaattttcaattttggtagaaaaacttgattttatgattttggagaaaaatatgattaaatttgGCTTATTTAAAAACgacatataatattaatatatatatgagaaataTAATGTTGACAAAAATAATTTGAGAAATTGGGGTAGATTTAGTTTACTAAAATTGATTTAGATatatgagaaaataaataaaacttggTGTAGTAAAACTAgttaaaattttgattcatttattTCTGTCTATATTTCATTTAAGTTTATGTTTGTTATAATTCTTATTGGGAAAATTGCATAAAAAACTATGATGTTGACAAAAGTTTACACTTTAAACCTTGGAGTTCAACCGCTAACACTTTAAACACTGAAACTTGTTTCAATAACTTATTAAACATCGAAACTAACTTACTTGTTGCACACGTCAAAATTGTGACCGGTTACTGTTCATTAGCAGGAAAACCGGTGACGTGGCggtttactttttaaaaaataatttttaataattttaattattaaaaacaaataaaataaaatataaattcaatttaaattcttaaaatagatatatattcagaaaaaatcaggaaaataaaataaaattcaaaaataataataggaaaaaaaattaaatttataaattcaaaatattataataaaattttataaaaatcgataaaaattaggaaaaaataggaaactttaaataaaatatgaaaaaatagaaaattcaaaagttcaaatattaaaattaaaattaaaatgaaaatactttataaaaagtcaaaataaaaaaaaattattttttttaaattcaaaaatttaatagtcaacaaaatgttttaaaatccTAAAATATCTCGTAATAGCTTTTTAGAGTGATATGATTAAATTTACCACCATCACCTCATgtcgaacccgaaccgaaaattttCAAATGCCTTGTTGGGTCCAAATCTCTAGGATCCGAAGGATCCAAAACTGATaattaataaagataaaaaaaaacaaaatgtataaattcaaaaactaataataaaaacaaaaataaattgttaaaatcgattaaaaattaagaaaaaaatatggaaaaataaaaCCATGTGGCAAAAATTGGCAAAAACCATGAAGTTAGcaaaagtttatatttttaagtgcCGTGTTGACTCCAAATCTCTAGGATTCGAACCCGGACACCCAAACGCTCAAATGCCTACCTAACAAACAAAGAGGTTCGGTTTCAAGTACTTTTcatttccaattttttatttttttccagattttcataaatttcctatttttcctatttttatcaatttatacaatttattattttcatttttttgaattttttgaatgatttttcttacttttagtcgatttttacaatttttttattttttgttataaattttgaatttataactttttatttttgaattttattttatttttcttgttttttttctgaatttgtatcaatttttagaatttatattttattttatttatttttattaattaaaataattaaaaattattttttttaaagtaaaccgACACATCACCGGTTTTACCTGCTAATGAACAGTAACCGGTCACAATTTTGACGTGTGCTACAAGTAAGTTAGTTTTGATGTTTAATACGTTATTGAAAAtagttttagtgtttaaagTGTTAGCAGTTGAACTCCAAGGTTTAAAGTGCAAACTTTTGTCAACTTCATGgttttttatacaattttcccaatttttattggtttactAGTGGATAACTCATTATCCATTAAGATTCATGGTTTGGGTTGGGTTGGATTAACCTATTAATTTTTATCCATTTTGACAATTTTAGGTTTGGGTATATTTTggtatttaatatatttaaattttctggTTATTCTGATATTTTCTTgggtatttatagatttttcggATGagtatatttttgagttttcagGTATTTATAATTTTCCTGGATATtctgatatatttttaagtttttgattcttttggatttaattattttagggTTTTTTGGCCTTTTagaatatcttttaaattttcggGTATACTTTTAGACTTCCAGATAATTTTGAGAAACTTTAACATGTTGCAATTGATTAGTAGAAATTAGGCATGTGGTGTTTGACTAGCAGAAACTACACATGTGGTGACTAACTGACATAGTTGACCAACATCATTTTAGTCAAACTTAAATTCGCAGAGTTTATTTGAGATAAATGTTGGGAAAGTAGGAAAGTTTGGATAAGAGAAGACACTATGAAATTTGTTGAGATTCGAATTGACAATTTTCCCCCTCAATTGATTGGTTGGCAGATAAAAGCCAAGGTACTAACTGGAGTTGTCCAGGTTAGAAGAAACGAAGAAGCAAGGCACATCACGTAGGAATCAGAACATACAAGACTGAAAATGCAGGATTTATGGGTAAAATAGTCATATATGCTTGTTTTTACCCATAAATCCTGCATTTTCAGTCAGTCATAAACTCATAAAAGTACAAATGATCCagaccagtttttttttttcgccCAGGGGTAAACTTGAAGTTGTAACaattgttaaaaatacaaaaaatgagTACAAATAATTCAAGTCTTATCCCAGGTCACAAAGCATTGGTATCCAAGACAAAATCTTCCAACTTAAATCAGTCAATTGTAATGAATGACCAAttgggggagagagagagagagagaggtgttcATTATAACATGTTTGCATTGTCTTTTATTGTGCTTAAGAGAGTCCTCATTCATATACGCATACCCTC
The window above is part of the Brassica napus cultivar Da-Ae chromosome C8, Da-Ae, whole genome shotgun sequence genome. Proteins encoded here:
- the LOC106411649 gene encoding probable zinc transporter 10 isoform X1, whose protein sequence is MMPKANVIFSSTITIFLLLSISHFPGALSQSDKECTPEYDNTCTDKNKAFNLKLVAVFTILITSLIGVCLPLFARSVSAFQPERSLFLIVKSFASGIILATGFIHVLPDSFEMLSSHCLNDNPWHKFPFTGFVALISAVFTLMVDSITTSLISKSGKRDPSADVASAGSPDEEMGHVSHYGHGLHHSNGKELGSNLQLLRYRVIAIVLELGIVVHSIVIGLSVGATNNTCTIKGLIAALCFHQMFEGMGLGGCILQAEYGWAKKAVMAFFFSVTTPFGVVLGMALSKTYKENGPDSLITVGLLNASSSGLLIYMALVDLLAADFMGQKMQRSIKLQLKSYAAVLLGAGGMAVLAKWT
- the LOC106411649 gene encoding probable zinc transporter 10 isoform X2; the encoded protein is MMPKANVIFSSTITIFLLLSISHFPGALSQSDKECTPEYDNTCTDKNKAFNLKLVAVFTILITSLIGVCLPLFARSVSAFQPERSLFLIVKSFASGIILATGFIHVLPDSFEMLSSHCLNDNPWHKFPFTGFVALISAVFTLMVDSITTSLISKSGKRDPSADVASAGSPDEEMGHVSHYGHGLHHSNGKELGSNLQLLRYRVIAIAEYGWAKKAVMAFFFSVTTPFGVVLGMALSKTYKENGPDSLITVGLLNASSSGLLIYMALVDLLAADFMGQKMQRSIKLQLKSYAAVLLGAGGMAVLAKWT